The following DNA comes from Janthinobacterium sp. TB1-E2.
GCTGATCCGTCCTTTGCTGATCCTGCTGACCCTGCCCGTGACGTTCTTGTCGCTGGGCCTGTTCATTTTCATCATCAACGGCTTCATGTTCTGGCTGGTGGCGCAGGTGATCGATGGTTTCCATGTCGCCAGTTTCTGGTCGGCCGTGGGTGGTGCATTGCTGTACAGCGTCATTTCCTGGGCCCTGTCGACCTTACTTTTGAGTAATGACGATGGAAAAGCATAATTTCAGTATTGAGTTTTTCCCGCCGAAAACCCCGGAAGGGGCGGAAAAGCTGCGCGCCACGCGGGTCAAGTTGTCTGAATTGCACCCGAAGTATTTCTCGGTGACGTTTGGCGCTGGCGGCACCACGCAGCAGGGTACCCTGGACACCGTGCGCGAGATCCTGGCGGCCGGCGAACAGGCCGCACCGCATCTGTCGTGCGTCGGCGGTTCGCGCGAATCGATCCGCGCCGTACTGACCGACTTCAAGGCGGCCGGCGTGAAGCGTATCGTGGCTTTGCGCGGCGATTTGCCCAGCGGCTATGGCGCTTCGGGCGAGTTCCGCTACGCCAACGAGCTGGTGGAATTCATCCGCGCCGAGACGGGCGACCATTTCCATATCGAAGTGGCCGCCTATCCGGAAGTGCACCCGCAAGCCCGTTCGCCGCAGGACGACCTGAACGCGTTCGCGCGCAAGGTGCAGGCTGGCGCGAATGCGGCCATCACCCAGTACTTCTACAATGCCGACGCATATTTCCAGTTTGTCGAGCAGACACAGAAGATGGGCATCAACGTGCCCATCGTGGCCGGCATCATGCCGATCACGAACTACACGCAGCTGATGCGCTTTTCGGACATGTGCGGC
Coding sequences within:
- a CDS encoding phage holin family protein — protein: MRLLLIWFINAAALFAVPYLMHSVTMSSGWTALLAAAVLGLVNALIRPLLILLTLPVTFLSLGLFIFIINGFMFWLVAQVIDGFHVASFWSAVGGALLYSVISWALSTLLLSNDDGKA
- the metF gene encoding methylenetetrahydrofolate reductase [NAD(P)H], which encodes MEKHNFSIEFFPPKTPEGAEKLRATRVKLSELHPKYFSVTFGAGGTTQQGTLDTVREILAAGEQAAPHLSCVGGSRESIRAVLTDFKAAGVKRIVALRGDLPSGYGASGEFRYANELVEFIRAETGDHFHIEVAAYPEVHPQARSPQDDLNAFARKVQAGANAAITQYFYNADAYFQFVEQTQKMGINVPIVAGIMPITNYTQLMRFSDMCGAEIPRWVRLKLASFGDDSASIKAFGLDVVTGLCERLLEGGAPGLHFYSMNQAAPTTALWQRLVK